The following are encoded in a window of Carassius auratus strain Wakin chromosome 6, ASM336829v1, whole genome shotgun sequence genomic DNA:
- the kank4 gene encoding KN motif and ankyrin repeat domain-containing protein 4 isoform X1, translating into MFLVDGRGAAFTAHARFPVFTTDSTHDIARTEIMDKKNANGFSSKAKDSGVQRKQLPYSVETPYGFHLDLDFLKYVDDIEKGNTIKRVHIQRKNRGPKYSTLPRNFSLPGHGARPLAKDTWANTSTLGSKPKSRVTEVQQLFEFRASDATSGSSSTGGSSPASQSKKPVSSYHPSPKAAEVSQVQTSSDNEQPMSLNVRPHLLRASSMPINVPRRKGSDSTDEQSSQSQNGSAERLFRPADGGDRRGSVPQDRASLHLQITAALKRVRELEEQVRTIPELRAQICSLRTEREELLQRIQEHKSEQKSEVPQIGAQDSAVPPAVSEKKDAPSIYTDTAADPEMVQAVQSNKTTEQQEQHFVVQVTVEQESEKVTDTESEKQQVPAPVSVPVILIDKAETPTDPDEAEGLLQESALQEEAPKSLSEQAEKQDRSPETLLEDKQSTQSQGISESEESVAASECTSTKEDTAMVEGPSVITTEEITIAQPAEQKCITNLELEAKLKTLEESLNKANCELEKTNALLREQMDENQQKDQRIQELTDQVKEQKVQGPIETEPLSEPVVTCDVSVSTDSKCVVEKGIATEPQPAEGPKETDFKCSSTQTNIVEARDIEILAQVTTAEKIVGVEILMFDQAIETEGQGNLEVNSGKQVSEMLEKTESDKEQEGDIKDSVSSRIIDTKVSEIVVADSDTEEYVMVECAMVETMGSENEVPKPTVQETESKECPVVESTVTDKAREGRTSDLQTQQEPRETQGQEPQLQSRRASEATASPAAIGQVVNRIQGLLNEQWASLGSGGQDAKGESSQKPHSSKISSIQSHLRGSLSALSAFYSPVQKGGTERQSGLKSIMKKNGCPDKQGNGGAKKNLKFVGVNGGYETTSSEDSSGEEDQDKVEEVDSSEPELEQGEESGTAQDEAAAAGEQGDGVQAKGAEGSKEPDAAQSAMSPQEEQPVSELVDKNFMAACHFLKDRMAEVASPNKDMRQVLMLLYQEWFRVSSQKDSQTETVTLYLREVGYHTPTLLRYIVNLADGNGNMALHYSVSHSNFSVVKLLLDTGLCEVDHQNKAGYTAIMLAALTAAESPEDMEVAQQLLRMGKINARASQSGQTALMLAVSHGRTMMVQVLLDCGANVNIQDQDGSTALMCACEHGHTEIAKILLDRPECDISLTDKDGHTALSVAMKASHSDIVELLKVRPDPAMDTDPTAPL; encoded by the exons GTTTCCAGTGTTTACAACTGATTCCACCCATGATATTGCAAGAACAGAAATAATGGACAAGAAAAATG CAAATGGCTTTTCTTCCAAGGCCAAAGACAGTGGAGTACAGCGTAAACAGCTGCCATATTCTGTGGAGACCCCCTATGGGTTTCACCTGGATCTGGACTTCCTGAAGTATGTAGATGACATAGAGAAAGGTAACACAATCAAGAGGGTGCACATCCAACGCAAGAACAGGGGCCCAAAGTACAGCACACTGCCACGCAACTTCAGCCTTCCTGGGCACGGAGCTCGACCTCTAGCCAAAGACACATGGGCCAATACTTCCACATTAGGGTCCAAACCCAAGTCACGTGTTACTGAAGTCCAGCAGCTTTTTGAGTTCCGAGCCAGTGATGCCACTAGTGGTAGCAGTAGCACCGGTGGAAGCTCCCCTGCCAGCCAGTCAAAGAAACCTGTGAGTTCTTACCACCCCTCACCAAAGGCAGCAGAAGTATCTCAAGTACAGACTTCATCTGATAACGAACAGCCTATGAGTCTTAATGTTAGGCCTCACCTTTTAAGAGCGTCTAGTATGCCTATTAATGTTCCACGTAGGAAAGGTTCAGATTCCACTGATGAGCAGAGTTCCCAATCACAGAATGGCTCAGCTGAGAGGCTTTTTCGACCAGCGGATGGTGGTGACAGGAGAGGCAGTGTTCCCCAGGACAGGGCCAGCTTGCATCTACAGATCACAGCTGCATTGAAGAGGGTGCGGGAGTTAGAAGAGCAAGTCAGGACCATCCCTGAGTTGAGGGCTCAAATATGCTCTCTTAGAACGGAGAGGGAAGAACTGCTTCAAAGAATTCAAGAGCACAAATCTGAGCAAAAGAGTGAGGTTCCTCAAATTGGTGCACAAGACAGTGCTGTTCCTCCAGCTGTaagtgaaaagaaagatgctCCTTCCATTTACACAGATACTGCAGCTGATCCTGAAATGGTTCAAGCAGTACAGTCCAACAAAACCACAGAACAACAGGAACAACATTTTGTGGTGCAGGTTACTGTAGAGCAGGAGTCTGAAAAAGTAACTGATACAGAGTCAGAGAAGCAACAAGTGCCAGCTCCAGTGTCTGTCCCAGTAATACTCATAGACAAAGCAGAAACTCCAACTGATCCAGATGAAGCAGAGGGACTTTTACAGGAGTCTGCACTTCAAGAAGAAGCACCAAAGAGTCTTTCAGAGCAAGCAGAAAAGCAGGATAGATCTCCAGAGACGTTGTTGGAAGATAAACAGTCTACACAGTCACAAGGGATTTCAGAATCAGAGGAATCTGTTGCTGCATCTGAATGTACATCCACTAAAGAAGACACTGCGATGGTTGAGGGACCAAGTGTAATTACAACCGAAGAAATTACAATAGCCCAACCTGCTGAACAGAAATGTATCACTAACCTGGAGCTGGAAGCAAAATTGAAAACTTTGGAAGAGAGTCTAAACAAGGCCAATTGTGAGTTAGAAAAGACAAATGCCTTACTGAGAGAACAGATGGATGAGAATCAACAAAAGGATCAGAGAATACAGGAACTGACTGATCAAGTGAAAGAGCAGAAAGTTCAAGGTCCTATCGAGACAGAGCCACTATCTGAACCAGTTGTGACATGTGATGTATCAGTCAGTACAGACAGCAAATGTGTAGTAGAGAAAGGAATCGCAACAGAACCTCAACCAGCTGAGGGACCCAAAGAAACagactttaaatgctcaagcacTCAGACAAATATAGTAGAAGCTCGAGACATTGAAATATTAGCACAAGTCACTACAGCAGAGAAAATTGTAGGGGTAGAGATTCTCATGTTTGACCAGGCAATTGAGACTGAAGGCCAGGGTAATCTAGAAGTTAACAGTGGTAAACAGGTCTCTGAAATGCTAGAGAAGACAGAGTCTGACAAAGAACAAGAGGGTGATATCAAAGATAGTGTGTCAAGCCGGATTATAGATACCAAAGTCAGTGAAATCGTTGTTGCAGACAGTGACACTGAAGAATATGTCATGGTAGAGTGTGCCATGGTTGAGACTATGGGCAGTGAAAATGAAGTCCCTAAGCCCACAGTCCAAGAGACCGAATCTAAGGAGTGTCCGGTTGTTGAAAGCACAGTCACAGACAAAGCACGAGAAGGAAGAACTTCGGATTTGCAAACACAGCAGGAACCAAGAGAAACACAAGGACAGGAACCTCAACTTCAGTCTCGAAGGGCATCTGAAGCCACAGCTTCTCCTGCTGCAATTGGTCAGGTTGTTAATCGTATACAAGGGCTTCTTAATGAGCAGTGGGCAAGCCTGGGAAGTGGGGGCCAAGATGCAAAAGGAGAGAGCTCTCAGAAACCTCATTCTTCCAAAATAAGCTCAATTCAAAGCCACCTGAGAGGGTCCCTCAGTGCCCTGTCTGCCTTTTACTCACCTGTTCAGAAAGGAGGAACTGAACGACAATCAG GCCTCAAATCCATCATGAAGAAGAACGGTTGTCCTGACAAACAGGGCAACGGAGGAGCGAAGAAGAACTTGAAGTTTGTTGGCGTAAATGGAGG CTATGAGACCACCTCCAGTGAGGACTCCAGTGGGGAGGAGGATCAGGACAAGGTTGAGGAGGTGGATAGCTCGGAGCCTGAGTTGGAGCAGGGAGAGGAGAGTGGAACGGCCCAGGACGAGGCTGCTGCTGCTGGGGAGCAAGGTGATGGGGTTCAGGCGAAGGGGGCAGAGGGCTCTAAGGAGCCTGATGCTGCTCAGTCCGCCATGAGTCCCCAGGAGGAGCAGCCTGTCAG TGAGTTAGTTGATAAGAACTTCATGGCTGCTTGTCATTTCCTGAAAGATCGCATGGCTGAAGTTGCTTCCCCAAATAAAGACATG AGGCAGGTTCTGATGCTGTTGTATCAGGAGTGGTTTCGCGTGTCCAGTCAGAAGGACTCTCAGACAGAGACGGTCACGCTGTACCTGAGGGAGGTGGGCTACCACACTCCCACTCTGCTGCGCTATATAGTAAACCTGGCTGATGGTAATGGAAACATGGCACTGCACTACAGTGTGTCCCATTCCAACTTCTCTGTggtcaagctcttactagacacag GACTGTGTGAGGTGGATCACCAGAACAAGGCTGGCTACACTGCTATAATGTTGGCAGCTCTTACTGCGGCAGAGAGCCCTGAGGACATGGAGGTGGCTCAGCAGCTACTGAGAATGGGCAAAATCAATGCTCGAGCCAGCCAG TCAGGGCAGACAGCACTGATGCTTGCCGTTAGTCATGGCCGGACGATGATGGTCCAGGTTCTTCTGGACTGTGGTGCTAATGTGAACATACAGGACCAGGATGGATCCACTGCCCTGATGTGTGCCTGTGAGCATGGTCATACTGAGATAGCCAAAATACTGCTGGACAGACCAGAGTGTGACATATCACTCACGGATAAG GATGGACACACAGCTCTGTCAGTCGCCATGAAAGCTTCTCACTCAGACATTGTTGAACTTCTGAAAGTTCGCCCTGATCCAGCCATGGACACAGATCCTACAGCTCCGCTCTGA
- the kank4 gene encoding KN motif and ankyrin repeat domain-containing protein 4 isoform X2 has translation MDKKNANGFSSKAKDSGVQRKQLPYSVETPYGFHLDLDFLKYVDDIEKGNTIKRVHIQRKNRGPKYSTLPRNFSLPGHGARPLAKDTWANTSTLGSKPKSRVTEVQQLFEFRASDATSGSSSTGGSSPASQSKKPVSSYHPSPKAAEVSQVQTSSDNEQPMSLNVRPHLLRASSMPINVPRRKGSDSTDEQSSQSQNGSAERLFRPADGGDRRGSVPQDRASLHLQITAALKRVRELEEQVRTIPELRAQICSLRTEREELLQRIQEHKSEQKSEVPQIGAQDSAVPPAVSEKKDAPSIYTDTAADPEMVQAVQSNKTTEQQEQHFVVQVTVEQESEKVTDTESEKQQVPAPVSVPVILIDKAETPTDPDEAEGLLQESALQEEAPKSLSEQAEKQDRSPETLLEDKQSTQSQGISESEESVAASECTSTKEDTAMVEGPSVITTEEITIAQPAEQKCITNLELEAKLKTLEESLNKANCELEKTNALLREQMDENQQKDQRIQELTDQVKEQKVQGPIETEPLSEPVVTCDVSVSTDSKCVVEKGIATEPQPAEGPKETDFKCSSTQTNIVEARDIEILAQVTTAEKIVGVEILMFDQAIETEGQGNLEVNSGKQVSEMLEKTESDKEQEGDIKDSVSSRIIDTKVSEIVVADSDTEEYVMVECAMVETMGSENEVPKPTVQETESKECPVVESTVTDKAREGRTSDLQTQQEPRETQGQEPQLQSRRASEATASPAAIGQVVNRIQGLLNEQWASLGSGGQDAKGESSQKPHSSKISSIQSHLRGSLSALSAFYSPVQKGGTERQSGLKSIMKKNGCPDKQGNGGAKKNLKFVGVNGGYETTSSEDSSGEEDQDKVEEVDSSEPELEQGEESGTAQDEAAAAGEQGDGVQAKGAEGSKEPDAAQSAMSPQEEQPVSELVDKNFMAACHFLKDRMAEVASPNKDMRQVLMLLYQEWFRVSSQKDSQTETVTLYLREVGYHTPTLLRYIVNLADGNGNMALHYSVSHSNFSVVKLLLDTGLCEVDHQNKAGYTAIMLAALTAAESPEDMEVAQQLLRMGKINARASQSGQTALMLAVSHGRTMMVQVLLDCGANVNIQDQDGSTALMCACEHGHTEIAKILLDRPECDISLTDKDGHTALSVAMKASHSDIVELLKVRPDPAMDTDPTAPL, from the exons ATGGACAAGAAAAATG CAAATGGCTTTTCTTCCAAGGCCAAAGACAGTGGAGTACAGCGTAAACAGCTGCCATATTCTGTGGAGACCCCCTATGGGTTTCACCTGGATCTGGACTTCCTGAAGTATGTAGATGACATAGAGAAAGGTAACACAATCAAGAGGGTGCACATCCAACGCAAGAACAGGGGCCCAAAGTACAGCACACTGCCACGCAACTTCAGCCTTCCTGGGCACGGAGCTCGACCTCTAGCCAAAGACACATGGGCCAATACTTCCACATTAGGGTCCAAACCCAAGTCACGTGTTACTGAAGTCCAGCAGCTTTTTGAGTTCCGAGCCAGTGATGCCACTAGTGGTAGCAGTAGCACCGGTGGAAGCTCCCCTGCCAGCCAGTCAAAGAAACCTGTGAGTTCTTACCACCCCTCACCAAAGGCAGCAGAAGTATCTCAAGTACAGACTTCATCTGATAACGAACAGCCTATGAGTCTTAATGTTAGGCCTCACCTTTTAAGAGCGTCTAGTATGCCTATTAATGTTCCACGTAGGAAAGGTTCAGATTCCACTGATGAGCAGAGTTCCCAATCACAGAATGGCTCAGCTGAGAGGCTTTTTCGACCAGCGGATGGTGGTGACAGGAGAGGCAGTGTTCCCCAGGACAGGGCCAGCTTGCATCTACAGATCACAGCTGCATTGAAGAGGGTGCGGGAGTTAGAAGAGCAAGTCAGGACCATCCCTGAGTTGAGGGCTCAAATATGCTCTCTTAGAACGGAGAGGGAAGAACTGCTTCAAAGAATTCAAGAGCACAAATCTGAGCAAAAGAGTGAGGTTCCTCAAATTGGTGCACAAGACAGTGCTGTTCCTCCAGCTGTaagtgaaaagaaagatgctCCTTCCATTTACACAGATACTGCAGCTGATCCTGAAATGGTTCAAGCAGTACAGTCCAACAAAACCACAGAACAACAGGAACAACATTTTGTGGTGCAGGTTACTGTAGAGCAGGAGTCTGAAAAAGTAACTGATACAGAGTCAGAGAAGCAACAAGTGCCAGCTCCAGTGTCTGTCCCAGTAATACTCATAGACAAAGCAGAAACTCCAACTGATCCAGATGAAGCAGAGGGACTTTTACAGGAGTCTGCACTTCAAGAAGAAGCACCAAAGAGTCTTTCAGAGCAAGCAGAAAAGCAGGATAGATCTCCAGAGACGTTGTTGGAAGATAAACAGTCTACACAGTCACAAGGGATTTCAGAATCAGAGGAATCTGTTGCTGCATCTGAATGTACATCCACTAAAGAAGACACTGCGATGGTTGAGGGACCAAGTGTAATTACAACCGAAGAAATTACAATAGCCCAACCTGCTGAACAGAAATGTATCACTAACCTGGAGCTGGAAGCAAAATTGAAAACTTTGGAAGAGAGTCTAAACAAGGCCAATTGTGAGTTAGAAAAGACAAATGCCTTACTGAGAGAACAGATGGATGAGAATCAACAAAAGGATCAGAGAATACAGGAACTGACTGATCAAGTGAAAGAGCAGAAAGTTCAAGGTCCTATCGAGACAGAGCCACTATCTGAACCAGTTGTGACATGTGATGTATCAGTCAGTACAGACAGCAAATGTGTAGTAGAGAAAGGAATCGCAACAGAACCTCAACCAGCTGAGGGACCCAAAGAAACagactttaaatgctcaagcacTCAGACAAATATAGTAGAAGCTCGAGACATTGAAATATTAGCACAAGTCACTACAGCAGAGAAAATTGTAGGGGTAGAGATTCTCATGTTTGACCAGGCAATTGAGACTGAAGGCCAGGGTAATCTAGAAGTTAACAGTGGTAAACAGGTCTCTGAAATGCTAGAGAAGACAGAGTCTGACAAAGAACAAGAGGGTGATATCAAAGATAGTGTGTCAAGCCGGATTATAGATACCAAAGTCAGTGAAATCGTTGTTGCAGACAGTGACACTGAAGAATATGTCATGGTAGAGTGTGCCATGGTTGAGACTATGGGCAGTGAAAATGAAGTCCCTAAGCCCACAGTCCAAGAGACCGAATCTAAGGAGTGTCCGGTTGTTGAAAGCACAGTCACAGACAAAGCACGAGAAGGAAGAACTTCGGATTTGCAAACACAGCAGGAACCAAGAGAAACACAAGGACAGGAACCTCAACTTCAGTCTCGAAGGGCATCTGAAGCCACAGCTTCTCCTGCTGCAATTGGTCAGGTTGTTAATCGTATACAAGGGCTTCTTAATGAGCAGTGGGCAAGCCTGGGAAGTGGGGGCCAAGATGCAAAAGGAGAGAGCTCTCAGAAACCTCATTCTTCCAAAATAAGCTCAATTCAAAGCCACCTGAGAGGGTCCCTCAGTGCCCTGTCTGCCTTTTACTCACCTGTTCAGAAAGGAGGAACTGAACGACAATCAG GCCTCAAATCCATCATGAAGAAGAACGGTTGTCCTGACAAACAGGGCAACGGAGGAGCGAAGAAGAACTTGAAGTTTGTTGGCGTAAATGGAGG CTATGAGACCACCTCCAGTGAGGACTCCAGTGGGGAGGAGGATCAGGACAAGGTTGAGGAGGTGGATAGCTCGGAGCCTGAGTTGGAGCAGGGAGAGGAGAGTGGAACGGCCCAGGACGAGGCTGCTGCTGCTGGGGAGCAAGGTGATGGGGTTCAGGCGAAGGGGGCAGAGGGCTCTAAGGAGCCTGATGCTGCTCAGTCCGCCATGAGTCCCCAGGAGGAGCAGCCTGTCAG TGAGTTAGTTGATAAGAACTTCATGGCTGCTTGTCATTTCCTGAAAGATCGCATGGCTGAAGTTGCTTCCCCAAATAAAGACATG AGGCAGGTTCTGATGCTGTTGTATCAGGAGTGGTTTCGCGTGTCCAGTCAGAAGGACTCTCAGACAGAGACGGTCACGCTGTACCTGAGGGAGGTGGGCTACCACACTCCCACTCTGCTGCGCTATATAGTAAACCTGGCTGATGGTAATGGAAACATGGCACTGCACTACAGTGTGTCCCATTCCAACTTCTCTGTggtcaagctcttactagacacag GACTGTGTGAGGTGGATCACCAGAACAAGGCTGGCTACACTGCTATAATGTTGGCAGCTCTTACTGCGGCAGAGAGCCCTGAGGACATGGAGGTGGCTCAGCAGCTACTGAGAATGGGCAAAATCAATGCTCGAGCCAGCCAG TCAGGGCAGACAGCACTGATGCTTGCCGTTAGTCATGGCCGGACGATGATGGTCCAGGTTCTTCTGGACTGTGGTGCTAATGTGAACATACAGGACCAGGATGGATCCACTGCCCTGATGTGTGCCTGTGAGCATGGTCATACTGAGATAGCCAAAATACTGCTGGACAGACCAGAGTGTGACATATCACTCACGGATAAG GATGGACACACAGCTCTGTCAGTCGCCATGAAAGCTTCTCACTCAGACATTGTTGAACTTCTGAAAGTTCGCCCTGATCCAGCCATGGACACAGATCCTACAGCTCCGCTCTGA